One segment of Anopheles stephensi strain Indian chromosome 3, UCI_ANSTEP_V1.0, whole genome shotgun sequence DNA contains the following:
- the LOC118511973 gene encoding zinc finger Ran-binding domain-containing protein 2 translates to MSSSGFVKSETDGKRPSNNKNGDWTCPEPDCKNLNFARRNQCNRCGKERPNSGSKNGSTASDSDGGGSSSAGGKKKVGTEIGKAAAEKSRGLFSAEDWQCNKCANVNWARRHTCNICSAPRFCDVEERTGYGGGYNDRGVVEYKDRVESDDEYDEFGRRKKSKGKSKDQGTRSAQRRRSTDSEEELEQRKNARRDQPKRKLTADDDSSDKGNEDDDEDEEDDEDEGNEDLSKYDLWGSDEEIAAKPAPKVTNSSNHKQAAQRHRSRSNSRSRSPSVDRRRRSSDQRSSSKSTASSTSHGRSDTKRSSASRRHGRSRSRSYSRSRSRSRSRSPRSYRRNRDRRR, encoded by the exons ATGAGCAGTTCCGGATTCGTCAAATCCGAAACCGACGGAAAGCGCCCATCCAATAACAAGAATGGCGATTGGACTTGTCCGGAGCCCGA TTGTAAGAATCTAAATTTTGCCCGGCGTAACCAGTGCAATCGGTGCGGCAAGGAGCGACCGAACAGTGGCTCCAAGAATGGATCCACGGCCAGTGACTCCGACGGCGGGGGCAGCAGTAGCGCtggagggaaaaagaaagttGGCACCGAGATCGGCAAGGCAGCGGCTGAGAAATCGCGCGGTCTGTTCAGCGCCGAAGACTGGCAATGCAATAAATGCGCTAACGTGAATTGGGCACGACGTCACACGTGCAACATCTGCAGCGCTCCTCGATTTTGTGACGTTGAGGAACGGACCG GCTACGGTGGAGGATACAACGATCGTGGCGTGGTCGAATACAAGGATCGCGTTGAATCCGACGACGAGTACGATGAGTTCGGGCGCCGGAAGAAATCGAAGGGCAAATCCAAGGATCAAGGCACTCGCTCAGCACAAAGACGACGGAGTACCGATTCCGAGGAGGAGCttgagcaaagaaaaaatgccCGAAGAGACCAGCCGAAGCGAAAACTGACTGCTGACGACGATTCATCTGACAAAGGCAACGAGGACGATGACGAAGACGAGGAAGACGATGAGGACGAGGGCAACGAGGACCTTTCCAAGTACGATCTATGGGGATCGGACGAAGAAATCGCAGCAAAACCGGCGCCCAAAGTAACGAACTCCTCCAACCACAAACAAGCTGCTCAACGTCATCGGTCACGATCAAACTCCCGCTCGAGGTCTCCCAGTGTGGACCGCAGGAGACGTTCGAGTGATCAACGTTCTTCTTCAAAATCGACCGCCTCGTCGACTAGTCACGGACGATCCGACACAAAGCGCTCCAGCGCATCCCGTCGTCATGGTCGGTCACGCTCACGCTCGTATTCCCGTTCCCGGTCACGctcacgatcgcgatcgccaCGATCCTACCGGCGCAATAGGGACAGAAGACGCTAA